One segment of Rhodopirellula baltica SH 1 DNA contains the following:
- a CDS encoding M14 family metallopeptidase — protein sequence MKFQSQDKVVSFETDFAGGKIDQLVELGGDDFEILIRPENEPINDSAWYAFRVHSTNPRHINVRLRYEGGSHRYEPKISHNRVEWKSAEHLIVARHPGGQEVTLRLPVSDQVLWVAGQELVGNKDIATWVDTLAQFPFVESSLAGRSVQDRPIHRLAIGNPDSKEVIYALSRQHPPEVTGTIGMMHFIEALCSDTELAKRYRAEFLTVGIPIANPDGVAKGYWRSNANGVDLNRDWLAFQEPETRSIRDDLVRLRGEQEKRLWLFLDFHSTYNEVFYTVPKQTKLFPEGFTAEWLKSLNGRMGDSTMLRDDGHNAHRSTSKAWVARELGIHAVTYEFGDETDRERIRKIAIGSAEEMMKILLARKAKLSPTASR from the coding sequence GTGAAGTTTCAATCGCAGGACAAAGTCGTCAGCTTCGAAACAGATTTCGCGGGCGGCAAGATTGATCAATTGGTGGAACTTGGTGGCGATGACTTTGAGATTTTGATTCGCCCCGAAAATGAACCGATCAACGATAGCGCGTGGTACGCGTTTCGAGTTCACTCGACCAATCCGCGACACATCAACGTCCGACTTCGTTACGAAGGCGGCTCACATCGCTATGAACCCAAGATCAGCCACAATCGTGTCGAGTGGAAATCGGCCGAACATCTGATCGTTGCCCGACATCCCGGCGGGCAAGAGGTCACGTTGCGTTTGCCGGTCAGCGACCAAGTTCTCTGGGTTGCCGGACAGGAACTGGTTGGCAACAAAGACATTGCGACTTGGGTCGACACACTCGCTCAATTTCCATTCGTCGAATCATCGCTCGCAGGTCGATCCGTCCAAGACCGTCCGATTCATCGGCTCGCGATCGGCAACCCCGACAGCAAAGAGGTCATCTACGCACTTTCGCGTCAGCACCCACCAGAAGTCACCGGCACGATTGGCATGATGCACTTCATCGAGGCGTTGTGCAGTGACACCGAACTTGCCAAACGCTATCGGGCGGAGTTTTTGACCGTCGGCATTCCGATCGCGAATCCAGATGGAGTGGCCAAAGGTTATTGGCGATCCAATGCCAATGGCGTCGACCTCAACCGCGACTGGCTGGCATTCCAAGAACCTGAAACACGTTCGATCCGTGACGACTTGGTTCGCCTTCGCGGTGAACAAGAGAAACGGTTGTGGTTGTTTCTCGATTTCCACAGCACCTACAACGAAGTCTTCTACACCGTCCCGAAACAAACCAAGCTGTTCCCCGAAGGCTTCACCGCAGAATGGCTGAAATCGCTCAACGGTCGAATGGGCGACTCGACCATGTTGCGAGACGACGGCCACAACGCTCACCGCAGCACCAGCAAAGCTTGGGTGGCGCGAGAACTTGGCATTCATGCGGTGACCTATGAGTTCGGCGACGAAACCGATCGTGAACGCATTCGCAAAATCGCCATCGGATCCGCCGAGGAAATGATGAAAATCCTTCTCGCTCGCAAAGCCAAACTGTCACCAACCGCTTCTCGCTGA